A genomic window from Pirellulaceae bacterium includes:
- a CDS encoding neutral/alkaline non-lysosomal ceramidase N-terminal domain-containing protein, with the protein MKPLFTPLWMLLLVMQLALELRADDAANGTWRVGLAKVDITPTEPVRLSGYSGRVESHTAVADPLHVRAICLTPQPVDSAAATPPTLVLVSVDSIALPAQITDEIAGWLQEKHSIGRAQLVLCSTHSHTAPHLPGNLQNLFQVSSTEQQIQAAERYAVVLKQALRRAIEHALGHAVAGAQVEIGQSTVDFAVHRRVIRDGRWTGFGIQEGGPVDHRVHILRVTGHDGALLGAVYQYACHCTTLGQDFNQISGDWAGLSASRLEDLNPGAVFLPIIGCGGDANPNPRGSYEGAMQNGLQMVDAVRRGLREQNWSALQPPTQIQYGLVGLEPEQPTAQAIQHAADSDDPNQRRWAIHMQATRLKMGRLPESCPMPVHAWIFGEQLSWIFLGGEVVVEYQFALEKEFSTEHTWVAAYTDEVVGYVASESQRSEGGYEVDYSMIFYLQPGRWQSGTQSDLVSRVRQISQQQRGQDQPLDPQTALQSIHVPDDYRVELVAAEPLVQDPVNIAFGWDGRVWVAQMSDYPLGIEAGGSIRILEDSDDDGQLDRSTPFLQGLSYPTSVQPWRGGAIVIAAPDIFFAEDTDGDGVADVRRTLLSGVAEVNPQHRASGFEIGLDGRLHFAVGEGTRKLYSHLNDKTYDVRGHDVVWNPDTGEVEVFVPGNTQFVPARDAFGDWFGNHNAEPMYQFVFQSADLGGRLVESGSVQHLLEPAVAPPVYPRSRTTDRFNDLFTRDRYTSACSSIIVRVPGLSSSAVTAHSSQPVALVCEPVHNLVARLALQCQGSAFTATRHPEDAAFDFFASSDPWSRPVRVVNAPDDSLWIVDMYRQVIEHPQWIPTAWQARLNVRGGDSMGRIYRVYHRDHKPKLPGNLARARVLDLLQSPNGAIRDLAMQAVVTDQIPQSELTNLPGEIRQLFNRPPAAAIYASLLGVMSAKGWLMQADLASALASANDPQLVRLILKLAGQWDVLEDQLQAELQSVVGGNWGSAVDLQWVLSSQKWTGFPTQAGLSQILGRGQPDRWLNAALSFTSAPQSAEPVLRMSLATADKDSSDTGDLQQPLATIRRLVGLLTQDQRQSLVDEYFLADRDVSWLASRVLLLVSLYPQPSDAKIQRLEELSQQAIGALSEGGRDIAERQRLGLLLGNEVLAATDELAIARQLLNEGPAATDIIVRRARYLRSDELAELLLELWSQLGHNNQSSVASALLLRPAWREALVTALESGNVQRNQLPPAAVQALVSHYDRNLRSRAAAVFGRPSPRQSIVNDYLNRMPNPSIAGQVDLGQQLYREHCGVCHSVQEGRPPVGPAIDNLSHWNNEQWLTAILDPSLAVEEKYKQTLILTEDQEAISGIVVDETDTQLRILTSDGLSRTILVEDVQQRQQSNVSLMPEGFEARLTPDQLAHIVQYLRAN; encoded by the coding sequence ATGAAGCCATTATTCACCCCGCTCTGGATGCTCCTGCTCGTCATGCAATTAGCGCTAGAGTTGCGGGCCGACGATGCTGCAAATGGTACCTGGCGAGTCGGGTTGGCCAAAGTCGACATTACGCCAACTGAGCCGGTGCGTTTGAGCGGTTATTCGGGGCGTGTGGAATCGCATACGGCAGTGGCTGATCCGCTGCACGTGCGCGCTATCTGCCTGACGCCACAGCCGGTAGATTCAGCTGCGGCCACACCGCCAACGCTGGTGCTGGTATCGGTAGACAGTATCGCTTTGCCAGCACAGATAACCGACGAGATCGCTGGTTGGTTGCAAGAAAAACATTCGATTGGCCGCGCTCAGTTGGTGTTGTGTAGTACGCATTCGCATACCGCGCCACATTTGCCTGGCAATCTCCAGAATCTATTTCAAGTCAGTTCTACTGAACAGCAGATTCAGGCTGCAGAGCGTTACGCTGTCGTGCTGAAGCAGGCACTTCGCCGGGCCATTGAGCACGCGCTTGGCCACGCGGTAGCCGGTGCCCAGGTTGAGATTGGGCAATCCACAGTCGATTTTGCTGTTCATCGGCGCGTGATTCGCGATGGCCGCTGGACTGGATTCGGTATCCAAGAGGGTGGTCCAGTCGATCATCGTGTACACATCCTGCGCGTCACTGGCCACGATGGTGCATTGCTGGGAGCCGTCTATCAATATGCGTGTCACTGTACTACGCTAGGTCAGGATTTCAATCAAATTAGTGGTGATTGGGCAGGCTTGTCTGCCAGTCGTTTGGAAGACCTTAACCCGGGTGCGGTCTTTTTGCCGATTATCGGCTGTGGTGGAGATGCCAATCCCAATCCCCGCGGCAGCTACGAAGGCGCCATGCAAAACGGACTGCAGATGGTGGATGCTGTCCGTCGGGGTTTGCGAGAACAAAATTGGTCCGCACTTCAGCCGCCCACACAGATTCAGTACGGATTAGTAGGGCTCGAGCCAGAGCAGCCGACGGCTCAAGCAATTCAGCACGCGGCCGACAGCGACGATCCCAATCAGCGGCGTTGGGCCATTCACATGCAAGCCACACGACTGAAGATGGGACGCTTGCCAGAGTCCTGCCCCATGCCAGTTCATGCATGGATATTCGGTGAGCAGTTGAGCTGGATTTTCCTTGGTGGCGAAGTGGTCGTGGAATATCAGTTTGCGCTCGAAAAAGAGTTTTCAACCGAGCATACATGGGTGGCGGCCTATACCGACGAAGTCGTGGGCTACGTTGCCAGCGAAAGCCAACGATCCGAAGGTGGCTATGAAGTCGATTATTCGATGATCTTCTATCTGCAGCCCGGCCGCTGGCAGTCTGGCACCCAGTCTGACCTGGTGAGCCGAGTACGTCAGATTAGCCAACAACAACGCGGGCAGGACCAACCGCTGGATCCTCAAACGGCACTACAGTCGATACATGTACCTGACGACTATCGCGTTGAACTTGTTGCCGCCGAGCCGCTCGTGCAAGATCCCGTCAATATCGCGTTCGGTTGGGATGGTCGCGTGTGGGTGGCGCAGATGAGTGACTATCCGTTAGGTATTGAAGCCGGCGGAAGCATTCGCATTCTAGAAGATTCCGATGATGATGGACAACTTGATCGATCTACGCCGTTCTTGCAGGGCTTAAGCTATCCAACCAGCGTCCAGCCGTGGCGCGGCGGCGCGATTGTGATCGCTGCACCGGACATCTTTTTTGCTGAGGACACCGATGGCGATGGTGTGGCGGATGTGCGCCGGACGTTACTGAGCGGTGTGGCAGAGGTCAATCCGCAACATCGAGCCAGCGGCTTTGAAATTGGCCTGGATGGCCGACTGCATTTTGCCGTGGGCGAAGGGACACGCAAGTTGTATAGCCATCTCAATGACAAGACATATGATGTTCGCGGCCATGATGTCGTGTGGAATCCAGACACCGGCGAAGTTGAAGTCTTCGTGCCAGGTAACACGCAGTTTGTGCCAGCTCGCGATGCCTTTGGCGATTGGTTTGGCAATCATAACGCGGAACCCATGTATCAGTTCGTCTTTCAGTCGGCCGATTTGGGAGGGCGCTTGGTTGAATCGGGCAGCGTGCAACACCTGCTGGAACCGGCAGTCGCGCCGCCGGTCTATCCTCGAAGTCGTACTACCGATCGGTTCAACGACCTGTTCACGCGCGATCGTTATACCAGTGCTTGCAGTTCGATCATCGTGCGCGTTCCCGGATTGTCGTCCAGTGCAGTCACCGCCCATAGCTCGCAGCCGGTGGCGTTGGTGTGTGAGCCGGTACACAATCTGGTGGCCAGGTTGGCGCTGCAATGTCAGGGCAGCGCATTTACTGCAACGCGACATCCAGAGGATGCTGCGTTCGATTTTTTTGCTTCCAGCGATCCTTGGTCACGACCGGTGCGCGTTGTCAACGCGCCTGACGACAGTCTGTGGATTGTCGACATGTATCGGCAGGTGATTGAACATCCGCAATGGATTCCGACAGCATGGCAGGCGCGTCTCAACGTGCGTGGCGGCGATTCCATGGGACGCATCTATCGAGTCTATCATCGCGACCACAAACCAAAATTGCCCGGCAACTTGGCCAGAGCCCGCGTGCTGGACTTACTGCAAAGTCCAAATGGTGCCATACGCGATCTTGCCATGCAAGCAGTGGTGACCGACCAGATTCCGCAGTCAGAGTTGACGAACCTGCCCGGTGAGATTCGGCAACTGTTCAATCGGCCACCAGCCGCAGCGATCTACGCCAGTCTATTAGGCGTGATGTCTGCCAAAGGCTGGTTGATGCAAGCAGATTTGGCGTCGGCATTAGCATCAGCCAATGATCCGCAACTGGTACGGCTGATTCTAAAATTGGCTGGCCAGTGGGATGTGTTGGAGGATCAGCTGCAAGCTGAACTTCAATCGGTGGTGGGAGGGAATTGGGGATCTGCTGTGGACCTGCAGTGGGTGTTATCCAGTCAGAAGTGGACAGGTTTTCCGACACAAGCTGGTTTGAGTCAAATTCTAGGTCGTGGGCAACCCGACCGCTGGTTGAACGCTGCCCTATCGTTTACGAGCGCTCCGCAGTCGGCCGAGCCGGTGTTGAGAATGTCATTAGCAACGGCTGATAAGGACTCATCGGATACTGGTGATTTACAACAGCCATTGGCGACCATTCGCCGCTTGGTCGGACTACTTACGCAAGATCAGCGACAGAGCTTGGTCGACGAGTACTTTCTCGCGGATCGAGACGTCTCTTGGTTGGCAAGTCGTGTGCTATTGCTGGTATCCCTGTATCCACAGCCAAGTGATGCTAAGATTCAGCGACTTGAGGAATTGTCGCAACAAGCCATTGGTGCTTTGAGCGAAGGTGGTCGTGATATTGCAGAACGTCAGCGGTTGGGACTGCTCCTGGGCAATGAAGTGTTGGCCGCCACCGACGAGTTGGCGATTGCTCGACAATTACTAAACGAAGGCCCAGCAGCGACCGACATCATCGTGCGACGTGCTCGTTATCTGCGATCCGATGAACTTGCCGAGTTGTTGCTGGAACTTTGGAGCCAATTGGGTCACAACAATCAGTCCTCAGTCGCCAGCGCACTGCTGCTTCGCCCAGCCTGGCGAGAGGCACTGGTTACTGCTTTGGAATCAGGTAATGTTCAGCGCAATCAGCTGCCGCCGGCTGCAGTGCAGGCGCTGGTTAGCCACTACGATCGCAATTTGCGCTCGCGAGCAGCTGCGGTTTTTGGTCGCCCCTCACCTAGGCAGAGTATTGTCAACGACTATCTCAATCGAATGCCCAATCCATCCATCGCCGGCCAAGTTGACCTTGGCCAGCAGTTGTACCGCGAACATTGTGGTGTGTGCCACAGTGTCCAGGAAGGTAGGCCGCCAGTTGGGCCAGCTATTGACAATTTGTCGCACTGGAACAATGAGCAATGGCTGACAGCCATACTCGATCCCAGCTTGGCCGTTGAAGAAAAGTACAAGCAGACGTTGATTTTGACCGAGGATCAAGAAGCCATTAGTGGTATTGTAGTTGATGAAACCGATACGCAGTTACGTATCTTGACCAGCGACGGCCTCTCGCGAACGATATTAGTTGAAGATGTTCAGCAGCGGCAGCAGTCCAACGTGTCCTTGATGCCCGAGGGGTTCGAAGCTCGGCTAACGCCTGATCAACTGGCCCACATTGTTCAGTACCTGCGCGCAAACTAG
- a CDS encoding CBS domain-containing protein, with the protein MSEHEPPPEVSQFMHRQVKSVTPDMQLDEVVQFLLSNQLSNAPVVQAGDGGNYLIGFVSERDCLAALTQEEFYGSPAPTQTVRTIMRSSPVSVPPDTDLFAVASLLIHHGYRHVPVTDEGKLLGMVSRRDVLHAVADYGKRYGQALLRERFRPDPRQIINLRFLVKGK; encoded by the coding sequence ATGTCTGAACACGAACCGCCACCTGAAGTCAGCCAGTTTATGCATCGCCAGGTCAAGAGCGTCACTCCCGACATGCAGTTGGATGAGGTTGTGCAGTTCTTGCTGTCTAATCAATTGTCCAACGCTCCAGTCGTTCAGGCTGGTGATGGGGGCAACTATCTGATCGGATTTGTGTCCGAACGTGATTGTTTGGCCGCCTTGACTCAGGAAGAATTCTATGGCAGTCCGGCTCCTACGCAGACAGTGCGTACGATCATGCGCTCGTCGCCTGTTAGCGTACCGCCAGATACCGACCTATTCGCTGTGGCATCGTTGTTGATACATCATGGCTATCGGCATGTTCCGGTAACAGATGAAGGAAAACTGCTAGGCATGGTCAGCCGCCGCGATGTCCTGCATGCTGTTGCAGATTATGGCAAGCGCTACGGCCAGGCACTGCTTCGTGAACGATTTCGCCCCGATCCCCGGCAGATCATCAACCTGCGATTCTTAGTGAAAGGCAAGTAA
- a CDS encoding ankyrin repeat domain-containing protein — protein sequence MSSCSSCSLLILIVFTTMGCRPTIFRSSWHEKVGWKAEDFFDDPLVIQLCQAIESNDVAEIDRLVAAGADVNALGKDNMTPLMWAYPENKIDRFKRLLEHGADPNVYFESDLSSRGAFLKGETVTHLAAGTRFEGYFDAVFDHKGDPNLRDQSALGQGDTPIFTAIQSSPIDLIDRIRKLIERGADINCKSNGSTPVMEAVSWGQFVVALELLKMGADPTIYPSDTSNKRLVHSVVMKRNGLKTYWPDFLEAQYNELVQWLEEHGESIAEAEQDIERWKSWQKELVTIEQFKRKMEDEIAARKSSAPENKP from the coding sequence ATGTCAAGTTGTTCTTCATGCAGTTTACTGATTCTAATTGTGTTCACTACTATGGGGTGCCGCCCCACGATATTCCGCTCATCTTGGCATGAGAAGGTCGGCTGGAAGGCTGAGGATTTTTTCGACGATCCGCTGGTTATCCAATTGTGTCAGGCTATCGAATCTAACGATGTCGCAGAGATCGATCGGCTAGTAGCTGCAGGTGCCGATGTCAATGCGCTGGGCAAAGACAATATGACACCGTTGATGTGGGCCTACCCTGAAAACAAGATTGATCGCTTTAAGCGATTGCTCGAACACGGGGCGGATCCTAACGTCTATTTCGAAAGTGATCTTAGTTCTCGTGGAGCTTTCCTGAAGGGAGAGACCGTAACTCATCTAGCTGCGGGTACCAGATTCGAGGGTTACTTTGACGCTGTATTTGACCACAAAGGAGACCCGAACTTACGGGATCAATCCGCGCTGGGGCAAGGCGATACTCCCATATTCACTGCGATTCAATCCTCACCAATCGATTTAATTGATCGAATTCGAAAGCTGATCGAACGTGGGGCTGATATCAATTGTAAGAGCAACGGTTCAACTCCAGTTATGGAGGCAGTTTCGTGGGGACAGTTCGTCGTAGCCTTAGAGTTGCTGAAGATGGGTGCGGATCCAACGATCTATCCGAGTGATACCAGCAATAAGCGGTTAGTGCATTCGGTCGTCATGAAGCGCAATGGGTTGAAAACATATTGGCCTGATTTCCTTGAAGCACAGTATAACGAATTGGTCCAATGGCTGGAGGAGCATGGTGAATCGATAGCTGAAGCGGAGCAGGATATAGAGCGGTGGAAGTCGTGGCAAAAGGAGCTAGTGACTATAGAGCAATTTAAACGAAAGATGGAGGATGAAATTGCTGCACGCAAATCCTCCGCTCCAGAAAATAAGCCATAA
- a CDS encoding acyl-CoA synthetase codes for MTHMYDRDLGKNPANYQALTPICFLERAADIFPNHTAIIHGQLRYSYRQFWQRSLRLASALAGRNIGKGDTVSVMLSNTPPMLEAHFGVPMVGAVLHCINTRLDAAIIAFQLDHAESKVLIVDREFSAVISEALRLCKVKPLVIDFDDTQYPADAPYPKGDWLGSLEYEALLAEGSQEFQWLVPADEWDSIALNYTSGTTGNPKGVVFHHRGAALMAYTNTIHAGLSQHGVYLWTLPMFHCNGWCFAWTLAVTASTHVCLRWVRAKAVYDAIADHRVTVICGAPIVMSTLLGAAEEDKRSFPQQVTCNTAAAPPPEAVLAGLADAGFRVIHLYGLTETYGPSVVNQWQAEWDALERGERATKMARQGVRYSGLEGLSVRDPQTMNEVPHDGQTMGEVMFRGNIVMKGYLKNKAATDEAFEGGWFHSGDLGVMHPDGYIQLKDRSKDIIISGGENISSIEVEDALYKHPAVAACGVVAKDDEKWGEVPLAYVELKPGRTASPQEIIDHCRSLLARFKCPKQVVFAEIPKTSTGKIQKYKLRDMAKTADET; via the coding sequence ATGACGCACATGTACGATCGAGATTTAGGCAAGAACCCAGCCAACTATCAAGCGTTAACGCCAATCTGTTTTTTGGAGCGAGCTGCGGATATCTTCCCAAATCACACGGCTATCATTCATGGCCAACTACGGTACAGCTACCGACAGTTTTGGCAGCGATCATTGCGATTGGCGTCCGCGTTGGCTGGCCGCAACATTGGCAAGGGGGATACGGTGTCGGTCATGCTGTCCAATACGCCGCCCATGCTGGAGGCGCATTTTGGTGTGCCAATGGTTGGAGCGGTGCTGCATTGCATTAATACTCGATTGGACGCGGCCATCATCGCCTTTCAACTGGATCATGCAGAATCAAAAGTGCTGATCGTGGATCGCGAGTTTTCGGCGGTGATCTCTGAAGCTTTGCGGCTATGCAAAGTCAAGCCGTTGGTCATCGACTTCGACGATACACAGTATCCCGCCGATGCGCCTTATCCCAAAGGCGATTGGTTGGGCAGCTTGGAATATGAAGCACTCTTGGCCGAGGGCAGCCAGGAATTTCAGTGGCTGGTGCCTGCCGACGAGTGGGATTCCATCGCGCTCAACTACACATCGGGGACGACAGGCAATCCCAAAGGCGTGGTGTTTCATCATCGGGGCGCGGCACTGATGGCCTATACCAACACGATTCATGCGGGGCTGAGCCAGCACGGCGTTTATTTGTGGACGTTGCCCATGTTTCATTGCAATGGTTGGTGTTTCGCATGGACTCTGGCCGTGACCGCATCGACACATGTTTGCCTGCGATGGGTCCGCGCCAAAGCGGTCTACGATGCCATCGCCGATCATCGAGTGACTGTTATCTGCGGAGCGCCCATTGTAATGTCGACTCTGCTGGGAGCAGCCGAGGAGGACAAACGTTCGTTCCCGCAGCAAGTAACCTGCAACACCGCCGCCGCACCGCCTCCCGAGGCGGTGCTGGCTGGACTAGCCGACGCCGGCTTTCGAGTCATCCATTTATATGGCTTGACGGAGACATACGGTCCATCTGTCGTCAATCAGTGGCAAGCCGAGTGGGACGCATTGGAGCGAGGTGAACGTGCCACAAAAATGGCTCGGCAAGGAGTGCGCTATTCGGGTTTGGAAGGCCTGTCCGTCCGTGACCCACAAACGATGAACGAAGTACCACACGACGGCCAAACTATGGGGGAAGTCATGTTTCGAGGCAACATCGTAATGAAAGGCTACCTCAAGAATAAAGCGGCCACCGACGAAGCGTTCGAAGGTGGATGGTTTCACTCGGGCGACTTGGGAGTCATGCACCCAGACGGTTACATTCAACTGAAGGATCGCTCCAAGGACATCATTATTTCCGGAGGCGAAAATATTTCGTCAATCGAAGTCGAGGACGCACTCTACAAGCATCCCGCCGTCGCGGCCTGCGGCGTGGTCGCCAAAGACGATGAAAAATGGGGCGAGGTTCCACTGGCCTACGTAGAACTCAAGCCCGGTCGCACGGCCAGCCCTCAGGAGATTATCGACCACTGTAGATCGCTGTTAGCGCGATTCAAATGTCCCAAACAGGTTGTGTTCGCCGAAATCCCGAAAACCTCGACAGGCAAGATTCAAAAGTATAAGTTGCGTGACATGGCCAAGACGGCTGATGAAACGTGA
- a CDS encoding elongation factor G yields MSSHVQISNRRNIALCGHGSIGKTSLIDALLLHTGAIAGHHSVDDGTSVCDFDPEEKLHKHTIEAKVVHLQSDSVYFTFLDTPGYTDCIGQTIGALVAADGAVIGINAHKGIEVNTRRVFKEVLDLGMPVSLVITRVDGEAVDFGPLMQQIRDTFGPSCVLMNLPKRDGELVTGIVDLLEPGDDLGAVMEVGPLHDQLVEALVEGSDVLMERYLDGDIPSIQELLPLLPDAVLSRELIPVFCVDARDNIGLSEFLRGLAQTMPSPDRIERHGSSTEGQDVVLHADASGPLVAQVFKTRVDPYLQKLSYIRVFNGTLKKDQLIHVDGDSQTIKIPTLLEVQAGQTQPLDYAEAGQIVAVAKVDALHTGSVLGDVRMPEIHFPQPMVGLAIRPKTQADEKRLSVALHKLVEEDPTIRLDRDSLTSEVVLTGMSELHLKLLLERMQHRDKVDLETHDPRIPLRETIQIQAEGSYRHKKQSGGRGQFGEVHIRMYPFPRGTAVEDFATKSRFPSLKAVHHDAVNNFLWIDSVVGGSIPGNFLPAIEKGFKERIVRGVIAGYPIQDVAVEVHYGKHHPVDSSEAAFKIAGAMAFKQVFLESQPCLLEPLVKLDVSVPESHVGDVYGDMSSRGGRVLGTDSGGGDIQVVHCIVPLREVMHYGRTLSSMTGGQGSYSIEFSSYEVMPPNAQQQYLQTVKAEDEVESLLSS; encoded by the coding sequence ATGTCCAGTCACGTTCAGATCTCCAATCGTCGAAACATTGCTTTGTGCGGCCACGGATCGATCGGCAAGACCAGTTTGATTGATGCGTTGCTGCTACATACGGGAGCGATTGCCGGCCATCACAGCGTCGATGACGGCACGAGTGTTTGCGATTTCGATCCTGAAGAAAAACTACACAAGCACACGATCGAAGCCAAGGTCGTGCATCTGCAGTCTGATTCAGTGTACTTTACCTTTCTGGACACGCCCGGCTACACAGATTGCATCGGCCAAACGATTGGCGCGCTGGTCGCAGCCGACGGAGCTGTTATCGGCATCAATGCTCACAAAGGGATTGAAGTCAATACGCGGCGCGTATTCAAAGAAGTCTTGGACTTGGGCATGCCGGTTAGTTTAGTCATCACCCGGGTGGATGGCGAAGCCGTAGACTTTGGTCCATTGATGCAGCAGATTCGCGACACATTTGGTCCCAGCTGTGTGTTGATGAACTTGCCAAAACGCGATGGCGAACTGGTGACTGGCATAGTCGATCTCTTAGAGCCCGGCGATGACTTGGGGGCAGTGATGGAAGTAGGTCCACTACATGATCAGCTCGTCGAGGCCCTGGTCGAAGGCAGCGATGTGCTGATGGAACGCTATCTGGACGGCGATATTCCGTCGATTCAAGAGCTATTACCACTGTTGCCGGATGCCGTGTTATCGCGCGAGTTGATTCCTGTATTTTGTGTCGACGCGCGCGACAATATCGGGTTGAGCGAGTTCTTACGCGGTTTGGCTCAGACCATGCCCTCCCCCGATCGTATCGAGCGCCACGGCAGCTCTACCGAAGGTCAGGATGTGGTACTGCATGCCGATGCTTCTGGGCCTCTGGTAGCCCAAGTCTTCAAGACTCGCGTTGATCCCTACCTACAAAAGCTCAGTTATATCCGGGTCTTCAATGGCACGCTGAAAAAAGATCAGTTGATTCATGTCGACGGCGATTCACAAACCATCAAGATACCGACTCTGCTTGAAGTGCAAGCCGGGCAGACGCAGCCCTTGGACTACGCCGAGGCCGGGCAGATTGTGGCCGTGGCAAAAGTGGACGCCTTGCACACCGGGTCAGTACTGGGGGATGTGCGTATGCCGGAAATTCACTTTCCACAGCCCATGGTCGGACTGGCCATCCGTCCCAAGACGCAAGCCGACGAGAAGCGGTTGTCGGTTGCATTGCACAAGCTGGTCGAAGAAGATCCCACCATTCGCTTGGATCGAGACAGCTTGACCAGCGAAGTCGTGCTGACTGGAATGAGTGAGCTGCATTTGAAATTGTTGCTGGAGCGAATGCAGCATCGTGACAAGGTTGATTTGGAGACTCACGATCCGCGTATACCGCTGCGCGAGACGATACAAATACAAGCCGAGGGCTCTTATCGCCACAAGAAACAGAGCGGTGGTCGTGGCCAGTTTGGCGAGGTGCACATTCGCATGTATCCTTTTCCACGCGGGACGGCCGTTGAGGATTTTGCTACCAAATCGCGTTTCCCAAGTCTCAAGGCGGTGCATCATGACGCCGTCAACAACTTCTTGTGGATCGACTCGGTTGTTGGCGGCTCGATTCCAGGCAACTTTTTGCCGGCAATTGAAAAGGGGTTTAAGGAACGTATCGTTCGCGGTGTGATCGCCGGCTATCCAATTCAAGATGTGGCCGTGGAGGTTCACTATGGTAAGCATCATCCGGTCGATAGCAGCGAAGCTGCCTTCAAGATCGCCGGTGCCATGGCCTTCAAGCAAGTGTTCCTGGAATCGCAGCCCTGCTTGCTTGAGCCGCTGGTAAAGCTAGACGTTAGCGTACCTGAGTCGCATGTCGGCGATGTGTATGGCGACATGAGTTCCCGCGGTGGCCGAGTGTTGGGTACCGACTCCGGTGGCGGTGACATTCAAGTCGTGCACTGCATCGTGCCGTTGCGCGAAGTCATGCATTATGGACGTACGCTCAGCAGCATGACCGGCGGCCAGGGCAGCTACTCCATCGAATTCTCCAGTTACGAAGTCATGCCCCCCAACGCCCAGCAACAGTACCTACAAACAGTCAAAGCCGAAGACGAAGTCGAATCGCTGCTCAGTTCGTAG
- a CDS encoding VCBS repeat-containing protein, translating into MQRFASLAFVCIASTWAQADFPQFEMQEIDRTLKIGYAVIAEDLDGDRQPDIVVVDQHQIVWYRNPGDATAPWTKHIILDGQTRPDNVSIAALNIVGDELPELVVGAGWKPFDTLQPGQLVWLERPQDITQQWMMHALPCDEPTVHRVRALDIDDDGTMEIVHVPLMGRNATRQANWLDGRPLAIVALKIPANDPRIPENWKPHVLSQQLHVAHNFVDGGAGGYARRGRGILVASYEGLSLLYPEGTGDLWTTRLMHAANQDNPAASRGASEVKRSGDGRGIIATIEPWHGNQVVIYAAGKPDPSQAFSLVRYVLDDRLRWGHAVCFADLDGDSVDELIIGVRDDPKPEQGDTFTDRRGVRLYRSLDQQGSSWQRHILEEGGVAVEDLTAADLNGDGRIDLIAVGRQTGNARIYWNRGQ; encoded by the coding sequence ATGCAACGTTTCGCTAGTCTGGCTTTTGTATGCATTGCAAGTACTTGGGCGCAGGCAGATTTTCCGCAGTTTGAAATGCAGGAGATCGACCGTACGCTCAAAATTGGATATGCGGTAATCGCTGAGGATCTAGACGGCGATCGACAGCCCGATATCGTCGTGGTGGATCAACACCAAATCGTTTGGTACCGCAATCCAGGTGACGCGACAGCGCCTTGGACAAAGCACATCATCCTGGACGGCCAGACGCGGCCTGACAATGTTAGTATTGCGGCATTGAATATCGTCGGTGATGAATTGCCTGAGTTGGTAGTCGGTGCGGGCTGGAAGCCTTTTGATACGCTGCAGCCAGGGCAATTGGTCTGGCTCGAGCGTCCGCAGGATATCACCCAGCAGTGGATGATGCATGCTCTGCCGTGCGACGAACCGACCGTGCATCGAGTGCGCGCGCTAGATATCGACGACGATGGAACCATGGAGATCGTCCATGTGCCGCTCATGGGCCGAAATGCAACTCGCCAAGCCAACTGGCTGGACGGCCGCCCCCTGGCCATCGTCGCGCTCAAAATTCCTGCCAACGACCCGCGCATCCCAGAGAACTGGAAACCTCACGTACTGTCTCAGCAGCTGCATGTGGCACACAACTTTGTGGATGGCGGCGCGGGTGGGTACGCCCGGCGTGGTCGCGGGATACTGGTAGCCAGTTACGAGGGCCTAAGTCTGCTGTATCCCGAAGGCACAGGCGATCTTTGGACAACGCGATTGATGCATGCCGCCAACCAAGACAACCCTGCGGCCAGTCGCGGGGCCAGCGAAGTCAAACGCTCCGGTGATGGGCGCGGAATCATCGCAACGATCGAACCGTGGCACGGCAACCAAGTCGTCATTTATGCTGCGGGCAAGCCCGATCCGAGCCAAGCGTTTTCGTTAGTGCGCTATGTACTGGACGATCGTCTGCGCTGGGGACATGCCGTGTGCTTTGCCGACTTGGATGGCGACTCGGTGGATGAGCTTATTATCGGTGTACGCGATGATCCCAAGCCCGAGCAAGGTGACACATTTACTGACCGACGCGGAGTGCGACTCTATCGTAGCCTGGATCAGCAGGGCTCCAGTTGGCAGCGGCACATACTGGAGGAAGGCGGTGTAGCCGTCGAAGACCTGACCGCAGCAGATCTCAACGGCGACGGGCGCATCGACCTCATCGCCGTCGGCCGCCAGACCGGCAACGCCAGAATCTACTGGAATCGCGGACAATAG
- the rpsU gene encoding 30S ribosomal protein S21, translating into MVKLLVRDRESIQEAVRRFRKLVERSGIKKEMRRREFYEKPSEIKRRSRLRAERRSRRTNQLSNT; encoded by the coding sequence ATGGTGAAATTGTTAGTACGCGACCGTGAGTCGATTCAAGAAGCGGTCCGTAGATTCCGAAAATTGGTGGAGCGCAGTGGCATCAAGAAGGAGATGCGTCGTCGCGAGTTCTACGAGAAGCCCAGTGAAATCAAGCGACGCAGCCGCTTGCGAGCCGAACGACGCTCACGCCGGACCAATCAGCTGTCCAACACCTAG